From Arachis stenosperma cultivar V10309 chromosome 2, arast.V10309.gnm1.PFL2, whole genome shotgun sequence, one genomic window encodes:
- the LOC130962842 gene encoding leucine-rich repeat extensin-like protein 2, translated as MDTGVLFYEIDPPYLHEDPVHDEYYIYCAVPHIRNYVVRGRPFQYPIRTAYFNPDAPYDFPLSWLHPGGPGIPHPEEQMPPPPDYPPPPKPRLPDEPIPAQPIHEAPPAPFVLDEWGVPVLPPELDPLPEPIEPPVFDEQQGHEYDQIMEAPPPSPDCILFGIYPFMVPVASSGSSAITPAEEEDEEEEDPEEDPNFIVISSDSDDDEPGEAPAGEHHHSPGGFP; from the coding sequence ATGGACACGGGAGTCCTATTCTACGAGATTGATCCACCGTACCTCCACGAGGACCCGGTGCACGACGAGTATTACATCTACTGTGCGGTACCTCATATTCGTAATTATGTAGTTCGTGGTAGACCTTTCCAGTACCCTATTAGGACAGCATACTTTAATCCTGATGCACCCTATGACTTTCCTTTATCTTGGTTACACCCCGGCGGACCTGGGATACCTCATCCTGAGGAGCAGATGCCACCTCCACCTGACTATCCTCCTCCACCTAAACCTCGTTTACCTGATGAGCCTATACCTGCCCAGCCTATCCATGAGGCACCTCCTGCACCTTTTGTCCTTGATGAGTGGGGTGTTCCTGTGTTGCCACCCGAGCTTGATCCTTTACCTGAGCCGATCGAGCCTCCTGTCTTTGATGAGCAGCAGGGACATGAGTATGATCAGATCATGGAGGCGCCACCTCCTTCTCCCGACTGTATTTTGTTTGGTATCTATCCTTTTATGGTTCCTGTGGCCAGCAGTGGTTCCTCTGCTATCACTCCGGCAGAAGAAGAGgacgaggaagaagaagatcCAGAGGAAGATCCTAACTTCATAGTTATCTCCTCTGACAGCGATGACGATGAGCCAGGCGAGGCGCCAGCAGGCGAGCATCACCATTCGCCCGGTGGTTTTCCGTGA